One window from the genome of Rhinolophus ferrumequinum isolate MPI-CBG mRhiFer1 chromosome 22, mRhiFer1_v1.p, whole genome shotgun sequence encodes:
- the C22H1orf43 gene encoding protein C1orf43 homolog isoform X2, with protein MASSSNWLSGVNVVLVMAYGSLDLKEEIDIRLSRVQDIKYEPQLLADGDARLLQLEAQGNQNCYNYLYRMKALDAIRASEIPFHAEGRHPRSLMGKNFRSYLLDLRNTSTPFKGVRKALIDTLLDGYETARYGTGVFGQSEYLHYQEALSELATVVKARSGSSQRQHQSAAKDLTQSPEVSPTTIQVTYLPSSQKSKRAKHFLELKSFKDNYNTLESTL; from the exons ATGGCGTCCAGCAGTAACTGGCTCTCCGGGGTGAATGTCGTGCTGGTGATGGCCTACGGGAGCTTG GACTTAAAAGAGGAGATTGACATTCGACTATCCAGGGTCCAGGATATCAAGTATGAACCTCAGCTCCTTGCGGATGGTGATGCAAGACTGCTGCAGCTGGAAGCGCAGGGAAATCAGA ACTGCTACAACTATCTGTACAGGATGAAAGCTTTGGATGCCATCCGCGCCTCTG AGATCCCATTTCATGCTGAAGGCCGGCATCCTCGTTCCTTAATGGGCAAGAATTTCCGCTCCTACCTGCTAGATCTTCGAAACACCAGTACACCTTTTAAGGGTGTGCGCAAGGCGCTCATTGATACCCTGCTAGATGGCTATGAGACAGCCCGCTATGGGACAGGG GTCTTCGGCCAGAGTGAGTACCTGCACTATCAGGAGGCCCTCAGTGAGCTGGCCACTGT GGTGAAAGCACGAAGTGGGAGCTCCCAGCGACAGCACCAGTCTGCAGCCAAAGACCTAACCCAGTCTCCTGAAGTCTCCCCCACAACCATCCAGGTGACATACCTCCCCTCCAGTCAGAAGAGTAAACGTGCCAAGCACTTCCTCGAGTTGAAGAGCTTCAAGGACAACTATAACACCCTGGAGAGCACTCTGTGA
- the C22H1orf43 gene encoding protein C1orf43 homolog isoform X1, giving the protein MASSSNWLSGVNVVLVMAYGSLVFVLLFIFVKRQIMRFAMKSRRGPHVPVGHNAPKDLKEEIDIRLSRVQDIKYEPQLLADGDARLLQLEAQGNQNCYNYLYRMKALDAIRASEIPFHAEGRHPRSLMGKNFRSYLLDLRNTSTPFKGVRKALIDTLLDGYETARYGTGVFGQSEYLHYQEALSELATVVKARSGSSQRQHQSAAKDLTQSPEVSPTTIQVTYLPSSQKSKRAKHFLELKSFKDNYNTLESTL; this is encoded by the exons ATGGCGTCCAGCAGTAACTGGCTCTCCGGGGTGAATGTCGTGCTGGTGATGGCCTACGGGAGCTTG GTGTTTGTActgctatttatttttgtgaagagGCAAATCATGCGGTTTGCAATGAAATCCCGAAGGGGACCTCATGTCCCTGTGGGACACAATGCCCCCAAG GACTTAAAAGAGGAGATTGACATTCGACTATCCAGGGTCCAGGATATCAAGTATGAACCTCAGCTCCTTGCGGATGGTGATGCAAGACTGCTGCAGCTGGAAGCGCAGGGAAATCAGA ACTGCTACAACTATCTGTACAGGATGAAAGCTTTGGATGCCATCCGCGCCTCTG AGATCCCATTTCATGCTGAAGGCCGGCATCCTCGTTCCTTAATGGGCAAGAATTTCCGCTCCTACCTGCTAGATCTTCGAAACACCAGTACACCTTTTAAGGGTGTGCGCAAGGCGCTCATTGATACCCTGCTAGATGGCTATGAGACAGCCCGCTATGGGACAGGG GTCTTCGGCCAGAGTGAGTACCTGCACTATCAGGAGGCCCTCAGTGAGCTGGCCACTGT GGTGAAAGCACGAAGTGGGAGCTCCCAGCGACAGCACCAGTCTGCAGCCAAAGACCTAACCCAGTCTCCTGAAGTCTCCCCCACAACCATCCAGGTGACATACCTCCCCTCCAGTCAGAAGAGTAAACGTGCCAAGCACTTCCTCGAGTTGAAGAGCTTCAAGGACAACTATAACACCCTGGAGAGCACTCTGTGA
- the CFAP141 gene encoding cilia- and flagella-associated protein 141: protein MSEEKIPEVEEQSFQKAWGLKKMADRWRSSHIHCQWQMTLSQRRNPYATLRMQVTMAQELALANKQLLMVRQAALHQLFEKEHRQYQQELNQMGKAFYVERL from the exons ATGTCTGAGGAAAAGATACCCGAGGTAGAAGAACAG AGTTTTCAAAAGGCCTGGGGACTTAAGAAGATGGCTGACAG GTGGCGAAGTTCACACATTCACTGTCAGTGGCAGATGACATTGAGCCAGAGGAGAAACCCCTATGCCACCCTCAGGATGCAGGTCACCATGGCACAGGAGTTGGCCCTGGCCAACAAGCAGCTCCTGATG GTCCGGCAAGCTGCCCTGCACCAGCTCTTTGAGAAGGAGCATCGACAGTACCAACAGGAACTAAATCAGATGGGCAAAGCGTTTTACGTGGAGAGACTCTGA
- the C22H1orf43 gene encoding protein C1orf43 homolog isoform X3: MASSSNWLSGVNVVLVMAYGSLVFVLLFIFVKRQIMRFAMKSRRGPHVPVGHNAPKDLKEEIDIRLSRVQDIKYEPQLLADGDARLLQLEAQGNQNCYNYLYRMKALDAIRASEIPFHAEGRHPRSLMGKNFRSYLLDLRNTSTPFKGVRKALIDTLLDGYETARYGTGVFGQR, translated from the exons ATGGCGTCCAGCAGTAACTGGCTCTCCGGGGTGAATGTCGTGCTGGTGATGGCCTACGGGAGCTTG GTGTTTGTActgctatttatttttgtgaagagGCAAATCATGCGGTTTGCAATGAAATCCCGAAGGGGACCTCATGTCCCTGTGGGACACAATGCCCCCAAG GACTTAAAAGAGGAGATTGACATTCGACTATCCAGGGTCCAGGATATCAAGTATGAACCTCAGCTCCTTGCGGATGGTGATGCAAGACTGCTGCAGCTGGAAGCGCAGGGAAATCAGA ACTGCTACAACTATCTGTACAGGATGAAAGCTTTGGATGCCATCCGCGCCTCTG AGATCCCATTTCATGCTGAAGGCCGGCATCCTCGTTCCTTAATGGGCAAGAATTTCCGCTCCTACCTGCTAGATCTTCGAAACACCAGTACACCTTTTAAGGGTGTGCGCAAGGCGCTCATTGATACCCTGCTAGATGGCTATGAGACAGCCCGCTATGGGACAGGG GTCTTCGGCCAGA GGTGA